From Streptomyces sp. TLI_053, a single genomic window includes:
- the lipB gene encoding lipoyl(octanoyl) transferase LipB has translation MSENVRFVRMGIGEGAVPYQEAWEEQQRLHALRVADEIPDTVLLLEHQPVYTMGKRTNPADLPLDGTPVVEVNRGGEITWHGPGQLVGYPIVKLPDPIDVIAYVRRLEEALIRACGAFGVETTRVEGRSGVWVLGGDIPDAVVDPAQVVDIGRLTLRMGLPLGIDPRLAGPEYAPSNAGQRGDDRKLAAIGVRVARGVTMHGFALNCDPDMTWFDRIVPCGIRDAGVASLAGELGRALPVAEALPLVEKHLAEVLAELPEPVAGR, from the coding sequence GTGAGCGAGAACGTTCGGTTCGTCCGGATGGGCATCGGCGAGGGTGCCGTCCCGTACCAGGAGGCCTGGGAGGAGCAGCAGCGGCTGCACGCCCTCCGGGTCGCCGACGAGATCCCCGACACGGTGCTGCTGCTGGAGCACCAGCCCGTGTACACCATGGGCAAGCGCACCAATCCGGCGGACCTGCCGCTGGACGGCACCCCGGTGGTCGAGGTGAACCGGGGCGGCGAGATCACCTGGCACGGCCCCGGCCAGCTGGTCGGCTACCCGATCGTGAAGCTGCCCGACCCGATCGACGTGATCGCGTACGTGCGGCGGCTGGAGGAGGCGCTGATCCGGGCCTGCGGCGCGTTCGGCGTGGAGACCACCCGGGTCGAGGGCCGCAGCGGTGTCTGGGTGCTGGGCGGGGACATCCCGGACGCGGTGGTGGACCCCGCGCAGGTCGTGGACATCGGCAGGCTCACCCTGCGGATGGGCCTGCCGCTGGGCATCGACCCCCGACTGGCCGGTCCGGAGTACGCGCCGTCCAACGCGGGCCAGCGCGGCGACGACCGCAAGCTGGCCGCGATCGGCGTCCGGGTCGCGCGCGGGGTGACCATGCACGGCTTCGCGCTGAACTGCGACCCGGACATGACCTGGTTCGACCGGATCGTGCCCTGCGGCATCCGGGACGCCGGGGTCGCGTCGCTGGCCGGCGAGCTCGGGCGGGCCCTGCCGGTCGCCGAGGCGCTGCCGCTGGTCGAGAAGCACCTCGCCGAGGTGCTCGCCGAGCTGCCGGAGCCGGTGGCCGGGCGCTGA
- the lipA gene encoding lipoyl synthase, whose amino-acid sequence MSAVAPDGRKLLRLEVRNSETPIERKPEWIKTRAKMGPEYNALQSLVKKEGLHTVCQEAGCPNIFECWEDREATFLIGGDQCTRRCDFCQIDTGKPADFDRDEPRRVAESIVTMDLNYATITGVARDDLPDGGAWLYAETVRQVHAMTASREAGRTGVELLIPDFNAVPEQLAEVFSSRPEVLAHNVETVPRIFKRIRPAFRYERSLNVITQAREAGLVTKSNLILGMGETREEVSQALADLVGAGCELITITQYLRPSLRHHPVERWVKPHEFVELQQEAEELGFAGVMSGPLVRSSYRAGRLYRQALEHRERQNGTAAAAPAATTPVAAV is encoded by the coding sequence GTGTCCGCTGTCGCGCCCGACGGCAGGAAGCTGCTCCGCCTGGAGGTCCGCAACAGCGAGACCCCCATCGAGCGGAAGCCCGAGTGGATCAAGACCCGCGCGAAGATGGGGCCGGAGTACAACGCCCTCCAGTCGCTGGTGAAGAAGGAGGGGCTGCACACGGTCTGCCAGGAGGCCGGCTGCCCCAACATCTTCGAGTGCTGGGAGGACCGCGAGGCGACCTTCCTCATCGGCGGCGACCAGTGCACCCGCCGCTGCGACTTCTGCCAGATCGACACCGGCAAGCCCGCCGACTTCGACCGGGACGAGCCCCGCCGCGTCGCCGAGTCCATCGTCACCATGGACCTCAACTACGCCACCATCACCGGCGTCGCCCGCGACGACCTGCCGGACGGCGGCGCCTGGCTGTACGCGGAGACCGTGCGCCAGGTGCACGCGATGACCGCCTCCCGCGAGGCCGGACGCACCGGCGTCGAGCTGCTGATCCCGGACTTCAACGCGGTGCCGGAGCAGCTGGCCGAGGTCTTCTCCTCCCGCCCCGAGGTGCTGGCGCACAACGTCGAGACCGTGCCGCGGATCTTCAAGCGGATCCGCCCGGCGTTCCGCTACGAGCGCTCGCTGAACGTCATCACCCAGGCGCGCGAGGCCGGGCTGGTCACCAAGTCCAACCTGATCCTGGGCATGGGCGAGACCCGCGAGGAGGTCAGCCAGGCGCTGGCCGACCTGGTCGGGGCCGGCTGCGAGCTGATCACCATCACCCAGTACCTGCGGCCGTCGCTGCGCCACCACCCGGTGGAGCGGTGGGTCAAGCCGCACGAGTTCGTCGAGCTGCAGCAGGAGGCCGAGGAGCTCGGCTTCGCCGGGGTCATGTCCGGACCGCTGGTCCGCTCCTCGTACCGCGCCGGGCGGCTGTACCGGCAGGCGCTGGAGCACCGTGAGCGCCAGAACGGGACCGCCGCCGCGGCTCCTGCCGCCACGACCCCCGTCGCGGCGGTCTGA